The following are from one region of the Candidatus Methylomirabilota bacterium genome:
- a CDS encoding VOC family protein — protein MKPRISMITLGVSNLEKSINFYKEGLGFPRMESPPEIAFFTLNGSWLGLYNRESLAEDATVSPEGSGFNGFTLSHNVASESNVDQIIEQAVSVGATLVKQPQKVFWGGYSGYFKDPDGYLWEVAHNPHFWVGPEDENA, from the coding sequence ATGAAGCCAAGAATAAGCATGATTACCTTGGGTGTGAGTAATTTAGAAAAATCAATCAACTTCTACAAAGAAGGTTTAGGCTTTCCCAGAATGGAGTCTCCGCCTGAAATTGCTTTCTTCACGCTCAATGGCAGTTGGTTGGGTTTGTACAATCGCGAATCCCTTGCCGAAGATGCGACGGTTTCACCAGAGGGAAGTGGATTTAACGGTTTCACTCTTTCTCATAACGTGGCATCGGAATCTAACGTAGACCAAATAATTGAGCAAGCAGTATCAGTTGGCGCAACACTTGTTAAGCAACCGCAAAAGGTATTTTGGGGAGGTTACTCCGGCTACTTCAAAGATCCAGATGGCTACCTATGGGAGGTTGCTCACAATCCTCACTTCTGGGTTGGCCCTGAAGATGAAAATGCATAA
- a CDS encoding radical SAM protein, producing the protein MGTISTSTFRPAYLNLEPGELKERAERAVATLADCRACPRDCAVNRLEDKWAACKTGRYAAVSSHFPHFGEEDCLRGWKGSGTIFFSHCNLRCVFCQNYDISQAIKPGPAAPGSPPEEIAAMMIELQQRGCHNINFVTPEHVVPEVVEALAVAVDWGLHLPIVYNTSAYDSLESMEFMDGIVDIYMPDFKYWSRERSRIYMKADNYPDAARVAITAMHRQVGQLVLDGDGLAKRGLLVRHLVMPGCQDETRAILEWIATELGPDTYVNLMDQYYPAGKVSAEHYSEINRRLTSTEFMEAQEIARKLGLRRLDERRPHPRLVPKLMLV; encoded by the coding sequence ATGGGGACCATAAGTACCTCGACTTTTCGACCGGCCTACTTGAACCTCGAGCCCGGAGAGCTCAAGGAGCGAGCAGAGCGGGCCGTCGCCACGTTGGCGGATTGCCGGGCCTGTCCCCGCGACTGCGCCGTTAATCGGCTTGAGGATAAATGGGCCGCCTGCAAGACCGGCCGCTACGCTGCGGTGAGCAGCCACTTTCCTCACTTCGGCGAAGAGGACTGCCTGCGTGGCTGGAAGGGCTCTGGAACGATCTTCTTCTCTCACTGCAACCTGCGCTGCGTCTTTTGCCAGAACTACGACATCAGCCAGGCCATCAAGCCCGGCCCGGCAGCGCCCGGCTCCCCCCCTGAAGAGATCGCTGCAATGATGATAGAGCTGCAACAGAGAGGCTGCCACAATATAAACTTTGTGACCCCCGAGCACGTCGTCCCCGAAGTCGTTGAAGCCCTAGCCGTTGCCGTGGATTGGGGCCTTCACCTTCCGATTGTCTACAACACCAGTGCGTATGATTCGTTGGAAAGCATGGAGTTCATGGACGGTATCGTGGACATCTACATGCCCGATTTCAAGTACTGGTCTCGCGAGCGCAGCCGGATTTACATGAAGGCCGACAACTATCCCGATGCGGCGCGTGTGGCGATCACGGCAATGCACCGCCAGGTGGGGCAACTCGTGCTCGACGGTGACGGGCTGGCGAAGCGCGGACTCCTCGTTCGCCACCTGGTCATGCCCGGATGCCAGGATGAAACGCGCGCCATCCTCGAGTGGATCGCCACAGAGCTGGGACCCGACACCTACGTGAACCTTATGGACCAGTACTATCCAGCGGGTAAGGTCAGTGCCGAACACTACTCCGAGATCAACCGCCGGCTGACCTCAACGGAATTCATGGAGGCGCAAGAGATCGCCCGCAAGCTGGGGCTCAGGCGCCTCGACGAGCGACGCCCGCACCCGCGTCTCGTTCCGAAGTTGATGTTGGTCTAG
- a CDS encoding PilZ domain-containing protein, with the protein MKEKENRRGNIRCAVEDRTPGRITAIYDAFLINVSMSGALMEHSDLVRLGTLSVLTFSIQGQKVSLKCRVVRSVVHRTEVRTEGERELIFQTGLEFLDAPEDSLRLIAEYVDSLRGER; encoded by the coding sequence GTGAAGGAGAAGGAAAACAGGCGCGGCAATATCCGCTGCGCGGTAGAGGACCGGACCCCAGGGCGGATTACCGCCATCTACGACGCGTTCCTGATCAATGTCAGCATGAGCGGGGCCCTAATGGAACATTCGGACCTTGTCCGCCTCGGGACCCTCTCGGTCCTGACCTTTTCCATCCAGGGACAGAAGGTAAGTCTGAAGTGCCGGGTCGTTCGATCAGTGGTCCATCGTACGGAGGTTCGGACTGAGGGGGAGCGAGAACTGATCTTTCAGACGGGACTAGAGTTTCTCGACGCCCCGGAGGATTCCCTGCGGCTGATCGCTGAATACGTTGACTCGCTGAGAGGGGAAAGGTAA